In one Streptomyces sp. NBC_00708 genomic region, the following are encoded:
- a CDS encoding IS607 family transposase: MSDAAEEWISTGKAAKRLGVSTRTLRRYTLEGVLEDRRSPGGRRVFRVADLDALARRRGTPAVSATGSVVLYGRVSSHRQRAEGDLDRQMERLRRAAGGRPVAGEFTDVASGLSDKRKGMRRALRACQADAVTVLLVTHDERLARFGTGLLAEVVLPSWGCRLEVAGGDEELDGSEEGDLVRDMLAVVTSFSGRLYGARSAKARALTSAVKSTTEAPDL; the protein is encoded by the coding sequence ATGAGTGATGCGGCTGAGGAATGGATCTCTACGGGTAAGGCGGCGAAGCGGTTGGGGGTGTCCACGAGGACGTTGCGCCGCTACACCCTGGAGGGGGTGTTGGAGGACCGCCGTTCGCCGGGTGGCCGGCGGGTGTTCCGGGTCGCTGACTTGGACGCGCTGGCCCGGCGTCGCGGGACTCCGGCCGTGTCGGCGACCGGTTCGGTGGTGTTGTACGGGCGGGTGTCTTCGCACCGGCAGCGGGCCGAGGGGGACCTGGACCGGCAGATGGAGCGGCTGCGTCGGGCGGCCGGTGGCCGGCCGGTGGCCGGGGAGTTCACCGATGTCGCCTCGGGGCTGTCGGACAAGCGCAAGGGGATGCGGCGTGCGCTGCGGGCCTGTCAGGCGGATGCGGTGACGGTGTTGCTGGTGACGCACGATGAGCGGCTGGCCCGGTTCGGGACCGGCCTGCTGGCGGAGGTGGTGTTGCCGTCGTGGGGGTGCCGGCTGGAGGTCGCGGGCGGGGACGAAGAGCTGGACGGGAGTGAGGAGGGGGACCTGGTGCGGGACATGCTCGCGGTCGTCACCTCGTTCTCCGGCAGGTTGTACGGGGCCCGTTCGGCGAAGGCTCGCGCGCTCACGTCGGCGGTGAAGTCCACCACCGAGGCGCCTGATTTGTAG
- a CDS encoding GNAT family N-acetyltransferase — translation MDRDTEERSGIVVRRALPTDAGALAEIDPVAAGGDAGRRASIVKWCEQGLAYVAQDATGSLAYCVLEYTFFEQGFVTMLMVAPEARGRGVGHRLLDAVAASCTTPKLFTSTNVSNQPMQRLLQRAGWTPAGLLHGLDEGDPELFYLHRPRTGATPP, via the coding sequence ATGGACAGGGATACCGAGGAGCGCAGCGGGATCGTGGTGCGCCGCGCGCTCCCCACGGACGCGGGCGCCCTCGCGGAAATCGACCCGGTCGCGGCCGGGGGAGACGCCGGGCGGCGCGCGAGCATCGTGAAGTGGTGCGAGCAGGGACTGGCGTACGTGGCGCAGGACGCGACCGGGTCGCTCGCGTACTGCGTGCTCGAGTACACGTTCTTCGAGCAGGGCTTCGTCACCATGCTGATGGTCGCTCCGGAGGCCCGCGGCCGGGGCGTGGGGCACCGGCTGCTGGACGCCGTGGCCGCCTCGTGCACCACTCCCAAGCTGTTCACGTCGACCAACGTGTCCAACCAGCCGATGCAACGCCTCCTCCAGCGGGCCGGCTGGACCCCGGCGGGACTGCTCCACGGCCTCGACGAGGGCGACCCGGAGTTGTTCTACCTCCACCGACCGCGTACCGGCGCTACGCCGCCGTAG